A single region of the Nicotiana sylvestris chromosome 6, ASM39365v2, whole genome shotgun sequence genome encodes:
- the LOC104228112 gene encoding flotillin-like protein 4 has product MYRVASASEYLVITGWGIPDINIAKKAWVLPGQSSTKFDVSPVNYTFEVQAMSAEKLPFLLPAVFTIGPRIDDEGSLLKYAKLISPHDKLSNHVKDLVQGIIEGETRVLAASMTMEEIFKGTKEFKQEVFGKVQLELNQFGLLIYNANVKQLVDVPGHEYFSYLGQKTQMEAANQAKIDVAEARMKGEIGAKLRSGQTLQNAAKIDAETRIISTQREGEGKKEEMKVKTEVKVYENHREAEVAEANAELAKKKAGWAKDAQVAEVEAEKAVALRDAELQREVERMNALAMTEKLKAEFLSKASVEYETKVQEANWELYKKQKEAEAYLYEKEKEAAAQKAIAEADSYRRKQIIDGDLYAKMKETEGLKALAEAQGTYLHTLLEALGGNYAALRDYLMISGGMFQELAKINAEAIHGLQPKISIWTNGGSHEAAAEGGGSALKEVAGIYKTLPPLFKTVQEQTGMLPPSWMGTLTNDTSQ; this is encoded by the exons ATGTATAGAGTTGCAAGTGCATCAGAGTACCTGGTGATCACAGGGTGGGGGATCCCTGATATAAATATAGCGAAGAAAGCTTGGGTACTTCCTGGACAATCTAGTACAAAGTTTGATGTTTCCCCTGTAAATTACACTTTTGAAGTCCAAGCCATGAGTGCTGAAAAACTCCCTTTTCTTCTTCCAGCAGTTTTCACGATCGGTCCTAGAATTGATGATGAAGGCAGCCTCTTGAAATACGCAAAACTCATCTCTCCACATGACAAACTCTCAAACCATGTCAAAGATCTTGTTCAag GTATCATTGAAGGAGAAACTCGAGTTCTTGCCGCATCAATGACAATGGAGGAGATATTCAAAGGCACCAAAGAGTTCAAACAAGAAGTATTCGGGAAAGTCCAACTTGAACTAAACCAATTTGGGCTATTAATCTACAATGCAAATGTCAAACAGCTAGTTGATGTTCCAGGACATGAGTACTTCTCCTACTTGGGTCAAAAGACACAAATGGAAGCTGCAAATCAAGCGAAGATTGACGTTGCAGAAGCCAGAATGAAAGGAGAGATTGGAGCAAAGCTAAGATCAGGACAAACACTACAGAATGCCGCAAAAATTGATGCAGAAACAAGGATTATATCGACACAAAGGGAAGGAGAAGGGAAGAAAGAGGAGATGAAGGTGAAGACTGAAGTGAAAGTTTATGAAAACCATAGAGAAGCAGAAGTTGCTGAAGCAAATGCAGAATTGGCAAAGAAGAAAGCAGGGTGGGCTAAGGATGCACAAGTAGCAGAGGTGGAGGCAGAGAAAGCTGTGGCTTTGAGGGATGCTGAGTTGCAGAGGGAAGTGGAGAGGATGAATGCTTTGGCCATGACAGAGAAGCTTAAGGCTGAATTCTTGAGCAAAGCTAGTGTTGAGTATGAAACTAAG GTGCAAGAGGCAAATTGGGAGCTCTACAAGAAACAAAAAGAAGCAGAAGCATATCTCTACGAAAAGGAGAAAGAAGCAGCAGCACAGAAAGCAATTGCAGAAGCTGATTCCTACAGACGTAAGCAGATCATTGATGGAGATTTATATGCAAAGATGAAGGAAACAGAAGGACTTAAAGCTCTAGCAGAAGCTCAAGGCACCTATTTGCACACTCTCTTAGAAGCTTTGGGTGGAAATTATGCTGCTCTAAGGGATTACTTAATGATAAGTGGTGGAATGTTTCAAGAACTTGCCAAGATTAATGCTGAGGCTATCCATGGCCTACAACCCAAAATCAGCATTTGGACAAATGGAGGATCTCATGAGGCAGCAGCAGAAGGTGGTGGAAGTGCCCTAAAAGAAGTTGCTGGCATCTACAAAACATTGCCACCATTGTTCAAGACTGTTCAAGAACAGACTGGAATGTTGCCACCTTCATGGATGGGCACCTTGACTAATGACACTAGTCAATGA